A genomic region of Neisseria cinerea contains the following coding sequences:
- the hpaC gene encoding 4-hydroxyphenylacetate 3-monooxygenase, reductase component: MTDLQKEFQTSFRDAMASCAAGVHVITTEGSAGRYGITMTAVTPVTDEPPTVMLCINRKARIIPILSENGSLCINTLADEHQDVAEHFAGLTNLSPEERFAYHIWHYGKTGQPEIEGALAHLHGHIVGQHEIGTHFVFYVRLDAIKNCVGKRPALLYFRRQFRSLD, encoded by the coding sequence ATGACGGATTTGCAGAAAGAATTTCAAACCTCATTCCGTGATGCGATGGCATCTTGCGCGGCAGGTGTTCATGTCATTACGACAGAGGGATCGGCAGGACGTTACGGCATCACGATGACTGCGGTTACACCGGTTACGGACGAGCCTCCGACCGTGATGCTGTGTATCAACCGTAAAGCCCGTATCATCCCGATACTGTCGGAAAACGGCAGCCTGTGCATCAATACGTTGGCAGACGAACATCAGGATGTGGCCGAACATTTTGCCGGATTAACCAATCTTTCGCCCGAAGAACGTTTTGCCTATCATATCTGGCATTACGGTAAAACCGGACAACCCGAAATAGAAGGGGCGTTGGCGCACCTGCACGGGCATATTGTCGGCCAACATGAAATCGGCACACATTTTGTGTTTTACGTCAGGCTCGACGCAATTAAAAATTGCGTGGGCAAACGTCCGGCGCTGCTTTATTTCAGACGGCAGTTTAGATCTTTAGACTGA
- the apbC gene encoding iron-sulfur cluster carrier protein ApbC: MNIQNIRTLLETVSIPNTARTLGSEKAVRSVEQRSDGIHIALHFGFPVAHIASETADRIQEILMPLTGDTHIHLSMDTEIGTHKVQPGVTTIKGVKNIIAVASGKGGVGKSTTTANLATAMARMGARVGVLDADLYGPSQPIMLGVDDRKPDQKNQKLIPVESSNGIQVMSIGFLVDTDQAVVWRGPMVSQALQQLMFQSEWDEVDYLFIDLPPGTGDIQLTLSQRIPVTGSVIVTTPQDIALIDAHKAVDMFRKVNIPILGVLENMSVHICSNCGHSEALFGTDGGKDLAARLNVPLLGQLPLSLPVREAMDGGAAAQLFDEHPAIAQIYTDAAFQIALSIADKGKDFSSRFPKIVVE, encoded by the coding sequence ATGAATATACAAAACATCCGCACCCTCCTTGAAACTGTCAGTATTCCGAATACGGCACGCACACTCGGCAGCGAAAAGGCCGTCCGCTCGGTCGAACAGCGTTCAGACGGCATCCATATCGCCCTGCATTTCGGTTTCCCTGTCGCGCACATTGCCTCAGAAACAGCCGACCGCATACAGGAAATCCTGATGCCGCTGACAGGCGACACACACATCCATCTGTCCATGGACACGGAAATCGGCACACACAAAGTCCAGCCCGGCGTTACCACTATCAAAGGTGTGAAAAACATCATTGCCGTCGCATCGGGAAAAGGCGGCGTGGGCAAATCAACAACCACCGCCAACCTTGCCACCGCGATGGCGCGCATGGGCGCACGCGTCGGCGTGCTCGATGCCGACCTTTACGGCCCGAGCCAACCGATCATGTTGGGTGTGGACGACCGCAAACCCGACCAAAAAAACCAAAAACTGATTCCTGTCGAATCTTCAAACGGCATACAAGTCATGTCCATCGGCTTTCTGGTTGACACCGACCAAGCCGTCGTCTGGCGCGGCCCGATGGTCAGCCAGGCATTGCAGCAACTGATGTTCCAAAGCGAGTGGGACGAAGTGGACTATCTTTTCATCGACCTGCCCCCGGGTACGGGCGACATCCAACTCACGCTGTCCCAACGCATCCCCGTAACAGGGTCCGTCATCGTTACGACGCCGCAGGACATCGCGCTGATAGACGCGCACAAGGCTGTGGATATGTTCCGCAAGGTCAACATTCCGATTTTGGGCGTATTGGAAAACATGTCCGTCCATATCTGCTCCAACTGCGGGCACAGCGAAGCACTGTTCGGCACGGACGGCGGCAAAGATTTGGCCGCACGCCTCAATGTCCCGCTACTCGGACAGCTTCCCTTAAGTTTGCCCGTACGCGAAGCGATGGACGGAGGGGCGGCGGCACAACTGTTCGACGAACACCCTGCCATCGCCCAAATCTACACCGATGCAGCATTCCAAATCGCCCTGAGCATTGCCGACAAAGGCAAAGATTTCAGCAGCCGGTTCCCAAAAATCGTAGTCGAGTGA
- the murU gene encoding N-acetylmuramate alpha-1-phosphate uridylyltransferase MurU — protein MKVMILAAGRGERMRPLTDTTPKPLLDVVGKPLIGWHLCRLKQAGFTEVVINHAWLGRQIEDALGDGSAYGVNIAYSPEPAGGLETAGGIARALPLLGGQPFLVVNGDVLTDIDFTAAFQTASLLPEHISAHLWLVENPPHHPDGDFLLLPDGSVQSEVSGGNGLTFSGVGIYRPEMFDGIEAGSVAKLAPVLRGEMRQNRVSGQKHTGLWLDVGTVDRLKEAQAVAGAWM, from the coding sequence ATGAAAGTGATGATACTGGCGGCAGGACGCGGCGAGCGTATGCGCCCTTTGACCGATACCACTCCGAAGCCGCTGCTTGATGTGGTGGGTAAGCCTCTAATCGGTTGGCACCTATGCCGTCTGAAGCAGGCAGGGTTTACAGAAGTAGTCATCAACCATGCGTGGTTGGGACGGCAGATAGAAGATGCTTTGGGCGACGGCTCGGCTTATGGCGTGAACATCGCCTATTCGCCCGAACCCGCAGGCGGTTTGGAAACGGCAGGCGGTATCGCACGGGCATTGCCACTGTTGGGTGGGCAACCGTTTTTGGTGGTCAACGGCGACGTGCTGACCGACATCGATTTTACCGCCGCTTTTCAGACGGCATCGCTCCTGCCCGAGCATATTTCCGCACATTTGTGGCTGGTGGAAAATCCCCCGCACCATCCTGACGGTGATTTTTTGCTGCTGCCGGACGGAAGCGTACAGTCGGAAGTATCCGGCGGCAACGGATTGACATTCAGCGGCGTGGGTATTTACCGTCCTGAAATGTTTGATGGAATCGAAGCGGGCAGTGTGGCGAAACTCGCGCCCGTATTGCGTGGCGAAATGCGGCAAAACCGGGTGAGCGGTCAGAAGCATACGGGTTTGTGGCTGGATGTCGGTACGGTAGACCGTCTGAAAGAGGCCCAAGCCGTTGCAGGGGCTTGGATGTAA
- a CDS encoding protein disulfide oxidoreductase — translation MKKKLLSGIKFAVQTALVFLLVSLCLDWMRKPDEPAGAAERPLTLLSGRQLTLGQFSRDRTVLVYFWGSWCGVCRYQSPIIDDLAADGVPVVGVAIRSGSSDEVSAYMKKRGLDFPSVNDEDGGLARSWQIKATPTVILVKNGKIVHYTTGISSYWGLRARIFQADVLS, via the coding sequence ATGAAGAAAAAACTGCTTTCGGGCATAAAATTTGCCGTTCAGACGGCATTGGTGTTTTTATTAGTGTCGCTGTGTCTGGATTGGATGCGTAAGCCTGACGAACCTGCCGGGGCGGCGGAGCGGCCTTTGACTTTGCTGTCGGGGCGTCAGCTGACTTTGGGACAGTTTAGCCGGGATAGGACGGTGCTGGTGTATTTTTGGGGGAGCTGGTGCGGCGTGTGCCGTTATCAGTCTCCGATAATCGATGATTTGGCGGCCGACGGTGTGCCGGTTGTCGGGGTGGCGATACGTTCCGGCAGTTCGGACGAAGTTTCTGCGTATATGAAAAAACGCGGATTGGATTTTCCGAGCGTTAATGATGAGGACGGCGGTTTGGCAAGGTCTTGGCAGATTAAGGCAACGCCGACTGTCATTTTGGTCAAAAATGGGAAAATAGTTCACTATACGACGGGAATCAGCAGTTATTGGGGCTTGCGCGCACGAATTTTTCAGGCGGATGTTTTAAGTTAG
- the hpaR gene encoding homoprotocatechuate degradation operon regulator HpaR, translating to MPTQSKHASINIGLIQAREALMTQFRPILNQANITDQQWRIIRLLAENGTLDFQDLANQACILRPSLTGILTRLEKAGLVVRLKPSNDQRRVFLKLTSEGESLYQEIGEEVDERYDAIEEVLSREKMMLLKDLLTELAQIDDLLNS from the coding sequence ATGCCTACCCAATCAAAACATGCGTCTATCAATATCGGTCTGATACAGGCAAGGGAAGCCTTGATGACACAGTTCAGACCCATTCTGAACCAGGCGAATATCACCGATCAGCAATGGCGGATTATCCGTCTTTTGGCGGAAAACGGTACATTGGATTTTCAGGATTTGGCCAATCAGGCGTGCATTCTGCGCCCTAGTCTGACCGGCATCCTGACCCGTCTTGAAAAAGCAGGTTTGGTTGTCCGCCTGAAACCTTCTAACGACCAACGCCGTGTTTTTTTGAAGCTGACTTCCGAAGGTGAAAGCCTGTATCAAGAAATCGGCGAAGAAGTGGATGAACGCTATGATGCCATCGAGGAAGTGTTGTCCCGAGAGAAAATGATGCTGCTTAAGGATTTGCTGACGGAACTTGCACAAATCGATGATTTGTTGAATTCGTAA